In Papaver somniferum cultivar HN1 unplaced genomic scaffold, ASM357369v1 unplaced-scaffold_117, whole genome shotgun sequence, the DNA window AGTAATTTAGGAGCTTTGGTGTAGCTGCTACTGTGTTTGTTTGCCACTACTTCCAACCACTAACAAATTGTTTACTTGGAATTCACTCTGTTGGTTACCTTTCGATATCATGTTTAGCAAACAACAATTAATCATGTTTGGATTTAGTTGTTTAAGAAGGAAAATCTCTTTCAGGGGGTCTCGAATCTCATTTTGGGAATCTTTTCACGCGTGTCATCATTTTTGTATAACTTGGAAAAATGCCCCAATACATGGTGCAATCTTGGAAAAATGTCCCAATGTTAAATATAAAAATGCCCCAAAATTAGAAAACGCAGTTAAGTCCACACGTGTGAACTCACACACGCGCAAAAAAAGACAAATACACACCCTTCATAATTAAGGATTCTTGGTGTAAAATTCAGAAATCACGATTTAAGGTTTAGAGTTCAAGGTTTAGGATTATTGGGGTTTAAGTTTTTTCGGcattctttgttttttctttcacGTGCTTGAGCTCGCACATGTAGACTTAACTGAGTTTTCTAACATTGGGGCATTTTTCCAACTATTTTTAACGTTAGGGCAGTTTCCCAACATTACACTCTATATTGGGACATTTTCCCACCTTTATTATATTTTGTCACTTCAAAATACAATAAAATAGTTTATCTGTATAATAATGGTATAAAAAGAAATAATATTAATTGATGATGATCAGCTTTTTTATTAGTTAGATTCAGAGTGTTGTGCATCACGATTTTATCACTCTGCTAGAAAGATATCATTGCCAACAAAAGTAACAAAGAGAGAAATGAATTGTAGTAGGAAAAAGGACTTACTTGTTTGGGATTGGATATTCAGGGAAGAACTTCGATAAAATCTCAACAACGTCCCCCCGGTGAAGCACGCTTTCGGCACATAAATATCTTCCGGAGGCGGATGGAGTTTCGTAAGCAAGAATATGAGCTAAGGCAACATCTTTGACATGGACATAGGCTTGAACTGAGTTTGCATAAGTTTTAGCTGAACCAGTTAAATATTTCATTATGTGAACTATACTCGCGTTAACTGTTGGTTGAAGAAGAGGACCCAAAACCAACACTGGATTTATTACTACTAAATCTACTCCTTTCTCTTTTGATACCTCCCACGCTGCTCGTTCTGCCACTGCTTTTCCATAGCAATACCAATTCTGCAATAAAATCATTGATTATAGTACTTGTTAGAGATTGCGTAAAGATTCACCAACCAAATCAACTAACGTAAAGATAACTTGTAAAGATGCTACTTAAAAGTTTCAACAAACCTTAGTATTCTTGCAGAAATCAAGATCACTCCAGCATTTCTCATCCACAACGACATCCGGACTTCTGTTTGGATCCATATAAACCGCTCCAATGGAAGATGTGAATACAACACGACGAACACCTGATTCAGCTGCAGCTTTGATCACATTCGTCGTTCCATTCACGGCAGGCTCAACCATTTGTTCCTAGATAAAAAATAAAGACGAAATAGTTAAGAACAAAATATATAGTGCTAAAAAGGCTGAACCCTGAATTATAAAAGAAGTTATAACAAAAGAAACTTACAGGATCATCAGTAACAGGAGAAGCAGTATGAAAAACACCTTCACATCCATTAATGGCATCAAGAAGACTACCATAATCAAGAAGATCAGCTTTACATAATACCAATCTATCTTTTGCACCTTCAAGATCTCTTAAATGTGAGTTCTTAGGATCATCTGGGTTCCTGACAGTTCCTCTAACACTGTAACCTCTTTGTAATAAAATTTTAACCATCCATGAAGCAATGAAACCTCCGGCACCTGTAACACATAC includes these proteins:
- the LOC113329997 gene encoding cinnamoyl-CoA reductase 1-like, whose amino-acid sequence is MIIDGVSTVSSGPVCVTGAGGFIASWMVKILLQRGYSVRGTVRNPDDPKNSHLRDLEGAKDRLVLCKADLLDYGSLLDAINGCEGVFHTASPVTDDPEQMVEPAVNGTTNVIKAAAESGVRRVVFTSSIGAVYMDPNRSPDVVVDEKCWSDLDFCKNTKNWYCYGKAVAERAAWEVSKEKGVDLVVINPVLVLGPLLQPTVNASIVHIMKYLTGSAKTYANSVQAYVHVKDVALAHILAYETPSASGRYLCAESVLHRGDVVEILSKFFPEYPIPNKCSDQVRPRVEPYKFSNNKLKDLGLEFTPVKQCLYDTVKSLQEKGHLPIPTQIEEDTLRIHS